A window of Etheostoma spectabile isolate EspeVRDwgs_2016 chromosome 18, UIUC_Espe_1.0, whole genome shotgun sequence contains these coding sequences:
- the LOC116706736 gene encoding WD repeat-containing protein 20 isoform X1, with amino-acid sequence MAAEGGGKEMNEIKTQFTTREGVYKLLTHSEYSRPNRVPFNSQGSNPVKVSFVNVNDQSGNGDRICFNVGRELYFYIYKGVRKAADLSKPIDKRIYKGTQPTCHDFNPITATAESVSLLVGFSAGQVQLIDPIKKETSKLFNEERLIDKSRVTCVRWVPGSESLFLVAHSSGSMYLYNVENTCGTTAPHYQLLKQGENYAVHTCKSKSARNPLLRWTVGEGALNEFAFSPDGKFLACASQDGFLRVFGFDAAELHGTMKSYFGGLLCVCWSPDGRYIVAGGEDDLVTVWSFSDCRVIARGHGHKSWVSVVAFDHCTTSVEDGDPPAEFSGSDEEFHEQIHFGAGRDRANSAHSRLSKRNSTDSRPVSVTYRFGSVGQDTQMCLWDLTEDILFPHLPLSRTRTHTNVMSATSPPATGQTTTNTTTTTTTTTTTNTTTTTAVSATNPSGTNGKDNVSNSSTSGNPANSLPSTLPRSNSLPHSTNPTGGSTPNSHTGSNSSTTTTTTTTTKGNSIIDSAFIATGVSKFATLSLHDSRKERHEKDHKRNHSMGHISSKSSDKLNQLSSTRTAKAEAAKTLGTTLCPRMEDVPLLEPLVCKKIAHERLTVLIFLEDCLVTACQEGFVCTWARPGKVGLLSSQNNPANSPSGTVV; translated from the exons ATGGCGGCggagggaggagggaaggaGATGAACGAAATTAAAACTCAATTCACTACACGAGAAGGTGTCTACAAACTCCTCACTCACTCCGAATACAGCCGCCCGAACAGGGTGCCTTTCAACTCGCAGGGCTCCAATCCCGTCAAGGTCTCCTTCGTCAATGTAAACGACCAGTCCGGCAACGGCGACAGGATCTGTTTCAATGTGGGCCGGGAACTCTACTTTTATATCTACAAAGGCGTGAGAAAG GCTGCCGATCTTAGTAAGCCTATAGACAAGAGGATATACAAAGGAACGCAGCCCACGTGTCATGACTTCAACCCCATCACGGCAACAGCAGAGAGTGTCTCCCTGCTGGTGGGCTTCTCCGCAGGCCAGGTGCAGCTCATCGACCCAATAAAGAAGGAAACTAGCAAACTCTTCAACGAAGAG AGACTTATAGACAAGTCCCGAGTTACGTGTGTACGATGGGTTCCTGGTTCAGAGAGCTTGTTTCTGGTGGCTCACTCCAGTGGCAGCATGTATCTGTACAATGTGGAAAACACCTGTGGCACCACGGCACCTCACTACCAGCTCCTAAAGCAGGGTGAAAACTATGCTGTGCATACCTGCAAGAGCAAGTCGGCTCGCAACCCGTTACTGCGCTGGACAGTGGGCGAAGGGGCGCTCAATGAGTTTGCCTTCTCCCCGGATGGCAAGTTCCTGGCTTGCGCGAGCCAGGACGGCTTCCTGCGGGTGTTTGGCTTCGACGCTGCAGAGCTCCATGGGACAATGAAGAGCTACTTTGGcggtctgctgtgtgtgtgctggagcCCGGATGGACGCTACATTGTGGCAGGAGGGGAGGACGACCTGGTGACGGTGTGGTCATTTTCAGACTGCAGAGTGATTGCACGGGGCCATGGTCACAAGTCGTGGGTGAGTGTGGTGGCGTTTGACCACTGCACCACCAGTGTGGAGGATGGTGATCCCCCCGCTGAGTTCAGTGGCAGCGATGAGGAATTCCATGAGCAGATTCACTTTGGCGCGGGCAGAGACAGAGCTAACAGCGCTCATTCTCGGCTTTCTAAGAGGAACTCTACAGACAGTAGGCCCGTTAGCGTGACCTACAGATTTGGCTCGGTGGGCCAAGATACCCAGATGTGTCTGTGGGACCTAACGGAGGACATTCTCTTCCCTCACCTCCCGTTGTCCCGCACTAGGACTCACACTAATGTTATGAGTGCGACAAGTCCTCCAGCCACTGGACAAACCACTACTAATACgactactactacaacaacaacaacaacgacgaatactactactactactgctgtatcCGCCACTAATCCCAGTGGCACCAATGGTAAAGACAATGTGAGCAATAGTAGCACCAGTGGCAACCCGGCTAACTCCCTCCCCAGCACCCTGCCTCGGTCGAACAGCTTGCCCCACTCCACCAACCCGACAGGGGGCAGCACCCCCAACAGTCACACAGGCAGCAACAGCagtaccaccaccaccaccaccaccaccaccaaggGCAACAGCATCATTGACAGTGCTTTCATCGCCACTGGCGTCAGCAAGTTTGCAACTCTGTCGTTACACGACTCGCGCAAGGAGCGCCACGAGAAGGACCACAAGCGGAACCACAGCATGGGTCACATCAGCAGCAAGAGCAGCGACAAGCTCAACCAGCTGAGCTCAACACGGACGGCAAAAGCGGAAGCAGCTAAGACTCTGGGCACCACGCTGTGCCCGCGCATGGAGGACGTGCCGCTGCTCGAGCCGCTGGTGTGCAAGAAGATCGCTCACGAGAGACTCACTGTGTTAATCTTCCTGGAGGACTGTCTGGTAACAGCCTGTCAGGAGGGTTTCGTTTGCACATGGGCTAGGCCTGGGAAAGTG GGTTTGCTATCATCTCAAAACAACCCAGCCAACTCCCCCAGTGGAACAGTAGTATAG
- the LOC116706736 gene encoding WD repeat-containing protein 20 isoform X2: MAAEGGGKEMNEIKTQFTTREGVYKLLTHSEYSRPNRVPFNSQGSNPVKVSFVNVNDQSGNGDRICFNVGRELYFYIYKGVRKAADLSKPIDKRIYKGTQPTCHDFNPITATAESVSLLVGFSAGQVQLIDPIKKETSKLFNEEGLLSSQNNPANSPSGTVV; encoded by the exons ATGGCGGCggagggaggagggaaggaGATGAACGAAATTAAAACTCAATTCACTACACGAGAAGGTGTCTACAAACTCCTCACTCACTCCGAATACAGCCGCCCGAACAGGGTGCCTTTCAACTCGCAGGGCTCCAATCCCGTCAAGGTCTCCTTCGTCAATGTAAACGACCAGTCCGGCAACGGCGACAGGATCTGTTTCAATGTGGGCCGGGAACTCTACTTTTATATCTACAAAGGCGTGAGAAAG GCTGCCGATCTTAGTAAGCCTATAGACAAGAGGATATACAAAGGAACGCAGCCCACGTGTCATGACTTCAACCCCATCACGGCAACAGCAGAGAGTGTCTCCCTGCTGGTGGGCTTCTCCGCAGGCCAGGTGCAGCTCATCGACCCAATAAAGAAGGAAACTAGCAAACTCTTCAACGAAGAG GGTTTGCTATCATCTCAAAACAACCCAGCCAACTCCCCCAGTGGAACAGTAGTATAG